The Galactobacillus timonensis genome has a segment encoding these proteins:
- a CDS encoding tRNA 2-thiocytidine biosynthesis TtcA family protein: MLKTILGKIHQADLDYQMIEDGDTVAVGVSGGKDSLLLLYALYRYRHFVQVHDHRAFRVIGIHLEMGFGNMDFEPVRSFMKKYDIPYYDEPTQIYDILKLYPEKNGGISCSRCSQLKKGAMIEAAKRYGATKTAFAHHGDDAVETLWMNMMFGGRLSTFEPKMYLTKSQMTFIRPLIYCYEDEIRDTAVNELHLPVVKSTCPNDGYTRRAEAKAFLNQLYNEYPTAHANCLKALHNKDQLKLFDISGKDQGNNE; this comes from the coding sequence GTGCTGAAAACAATCCTTGGAAAAATACATCAGGCCGATCTTGACTATCAGATGATCGAAGACGGCGATACGGTCGCCGTCGGCGTCTCCGGCGGCAAGGACAGCCTGCTTCTGCTGTATGCGCTCTACCGGTACCGTCACTTTGTGCAGGTTCATGATCACAGGGCCTTCAGAGTCATCGGCATTCATCTTGAGATGGGATTCGGTAATATGGATTTTGAACCTGTCCGCTCCTTCATGAAGAAGTATGACATCCCCTACTATGATGAGCCGACGCAGATCTATGACATCCTGAAGCTGTATCCGGAAAAAAACGGCGGCATTTCCTGTTCCCGCTGCTCGCAGTTGAAAAAAGGTGCCATGATCGAGGCGGCCAAGCGCTATGGCGCCACCAAGACTGCCTTCGCCCACCATGGGGATGATGCCGTTGAGACGCTGTGGATGAACATGATGTTCGGCGGAAGACTGAGCACCTTTGAACCGAAAATGTACCTGACCAAGTCACAGATGACGTTTATCCGTCCCCTCATCTACTGCTATGAGGATGAAATCCGGGATACGGCCGTCAATGAGCTGCATCTTCCGGTTGTCAAAAGCACCTGTCCCAACGACGGTTATACGAGACGTGCCGAGGCGAAGGCATTTCTCAATCAGCTGTACAACGAATATCCCACCGCGCACGCCAACTGTCTCAAGGCGCTGCATAACAAAGATCAGCTGAAGCTGTTCGATATTTCCGGCAAGGATCAGGGAAACAACGAATAA
- a CDS encoding transporter substrate-binding domain-containing protein, producing the protein MNCNPRSILSLTLGLCLLAGCGSSSSAAATAAASSASATDSSRKTLRVGMECNYAPFNWTTTESGGTAQPISDVDYCDGYDVVIAEKVAEANDMDVQIVKLDWDNLILSLQNNEIDAVIAGMTDTPEREQEVDFTSPYYESEEVMIVKADSDYVNATSIQDFAGATIQGQMNTVYDEVIDQINNVVHQPAAETFPAAIQALESGVVDGVVSELPVANGVVAANPDLAIVRFAEGQGFDADTTVSIAVRKGDDELKNQLETALANISTDERNQLMEEAVERQPAGN; encoded by the coding sequence ATGAATTGCAATCCACGTTCCATTCTCTCTCTGACATTGGGGTTGTGCCTGCTGGCAGGCTGCGGCTCCTCTTCTTCCGCTGCTGCGACGGCAGCCGCATCTTCTGCATCAGCGACTGACTCTTCCCGGAAGACACTCCGCGTAGGCATGGAGTGCAACTACGCTCCGTTCAACTGGACGACAACAGAGTCTGGCGGAACCGCACAGCCGATCTCGGATGTTGACTATTGCGACGGCTACGATGTCGTCATCGCTGAAAAGGTAGCGGAAGCCAATGATATGGATGTTCAGATTGTGAAGCTGGACTGGGACAATCTGATCCTTTCGCTTCAGAACAATGAAATCGATGCTGTCATCGCGGGCATGACCGATACCCCGGAGCGTGAGCAGGAAGTAGACTTCACCTCCCCTTACTATGAGTCCGAGGAAGTCATGATCGTCAAGGCTGACAGCGATTATGTCAATGCCACGAGTATCCAGGATTTCGCCGGTGCCACGATTCAGGGCCAGATGAACACCGTCTATGATGAAGTCATCGATCAGATCAACAACGTTGTTCATCAGCCGGCGGCAGAAACCTTCCCGGCAGCGATTCAGGCTTTGGAATCCGGCGTCGTTGACGGCGTTGTTTCGGAGCTTCCGGTAGCCAACGGTGTTGTTGCGGCGAATCCGGATCTTGCGATTGTCCGTTTCGCGGAAGGTCAGGGATTTGACGCCGATACGACAGTTTCCATTGCTGTACGCAAGGGCGATGATGAGCTGAAGAACCAGCTGGAAACGGCTCTTGCCAACATTTCTACTGATGAGCGCAATCAGCTGATGGAAGAGGCGGTTGAACGTCAGCCGGCAGGCAACTGA
- a CDS encoding amino acid ABC transporter permease translates to MFFTNIADIFSRYSASIWLGIRTTLYVSTIGTACGFVIGLFVGALRASKPDTNASKAWCITKKILDVIANIYIAIFRGTPMMVQALFIYYSLVNVIHWSNMGAALFVISINTGAYMSEILRSGIQAVDPGQNEAARSLGMTSSQTMMSVILPQAVKNAFPAIGNEWIVNIKDSSVLMIISITELMFQSKSIAGSTYHFTEMYFVEALIYFIMTTIASLILNAIEKKMRQKKTSLPQSDTDPTSMSLAQGGNSDVTR, encoded by the coding sequence ATGTTCTTTACCAATATTGCCGATATCTTCAGCCGTTACAGTGCCAGTATCTGGCTGGGCATCCGTACAACTCTCTACGTATCCACAATCGGTACGGCCTGCGGCTTTGTGATCGGCCTGTTTGTCGGGGCGCTTCGGGCATCGAAGCCGGATACCAATGCCTCGAAAGCCTGGTGTATTACAAAGAAGATTCTCGATGTCATTGCCAATATCTACATTGCGATCTTCCGCGGTACGCCGATGATGGTTCAGGCTCTGTTTATCTACTACTCACTTGTCAATGTGATTCACTGGTCGAATATGGGTGCTGCCCTGTTCGTCATTTCCATCAATACCGGTGCCTATATGTCGGAGATTCTGCGGTCCGGCATCCAAGCCGTTGATCCGGGGCAGAATGAAGCCGCCCGTTCCCTTGGCATGACATCATCGCAGACGATGATGAGCGTCATTCTGCCGCAGGCGGTCAAGAATGCGTTCCCTGCCATCGGCAATGAATGGATCGTCAATATCAAGGATTCTTCGGTTCTGATGATCATTTCGATTACAGAGCTGATGTTCCAGTCCAAGAGTATCGCCGGTTCCACCTATCACTTTACGGAAATGTACTTTGTCGAGGCATTGATCTACTTCATCATGACAACGATTGCGTCCCTGATTCTCAATGCGATTGAAAAGAAGATGCGTCAGAAGAAGACCAGCCTTCCGCAGAGCGACACGGATCCGACCAGTATGTCATTGGCCCAGGGAGGAAACAGCGATGTCACTCGTTGA
- a CDS encoding amino acid ABC transporter ATP-binding protein — MSLVELDHIEKSFGSNHVLKGVSFHVEEGEVVTLIGKSGSGKSTLLRCINLLETPDSGTIRVFGEDVLKIHDINAYRAKVGMCFQSFNLFSNMNVLANCIVPQQKVLGRSKNEALGTALQLLDKVGMKSFADADVSTLSGGQKQRVAIARALCMNPRLMLFDEPTSALDPEMVQEVLQVMKQLADDGLTMIIVTHEMNFARHVSDRIVFMDQGVIEEEGTPEQMFTSPRSERTKAFLKGYTYQMDAQ, encoded by the coding sequence ATGTCACTCGTTGAACTTGATCACATTGAAAAAAGCTTCGGATCCAATCATGTCCTCAAGGGTGTCAGCTTCCATGTTGAGGAAGGCGAAGTCGTTACCCTGATCGGTAAATCCGGTTCAGGAAAGAGTACCCTTCTTCGCTGCATCAACCTGCTTGAAACACCGGACAGCGGAACGATCCGCGTCTTCGGAGAAGATGTGCTGAAAATCCATGACATCAATGCCTATCGGGCAAAGGTCGGGATGTGCTTTCAGTCCTTCAACCTCTTTTCGAACATGAACGTACTGGCTAACTGCATCGTTCCTCAGCAGAAAGTACTTGGCCGCTCCAAAAATGAAGCACTTGGCACGGCGCTGCAGCTGTTGGACAAGGTCGGCATGAAGTCCTTTGCGGATGCCGATGTCAGTACCCTCTCAGGCGGCCAGAAGCAGCGTGTTGCCATTGCCCGTGCACTGTGCATGAATCCAAGACTGATGCTGTTTGATGAGCCGACGTCGGCACTGGATCCGGAAATGGTGCAGGAAGTTCTGCAGGTAATGAAGCAGCTGGCCGATGACGGTCTGACGATGATCATCGTGACGCATGAGATGAACTTTGCGCGCCATGTCAGTGACCGGATTGTCTTCATGGATCAGGGCGTCATTGAAGAAGAAGGCACACCGGAACAGATGTTCACCTCCCCTCGCTCGGAGCGTACCAAAGCGTTCCTGAAGGGCTATACCTATCAGATGGATGCGCAGTAA